The nucleotide sequence agcatacagttaaagggccagcgttGGCACCCGGTGGTTCCGGCTCTGGCTGCCAATCAAAGCATCCGCATTTCCGGATGTGCATCCAGAGCTGTCTGAAATTCTGGATGCTTCCGTAGGGTTCTGTGGTGCATCTGTGTGGGAATCCTGGACAATCATAGGGCACATCCTGTAATTTCAAGGCCTAGAGGTCAGTTTTCCCTTAAGTGAATGAAACTGCTTGCATCCATTCTGGCAGTACTCTTCCATGTTTAGAAGTCCCATAGAGAGTAAAGCCCTATCTACCctaaaagattatctgccacagatttgaagctaaagccaggaatggatttgaaaagaggagaattctcagtcttttctttatgactttatgtctgttcatagtctgttcctggctttggcttcaaatctttggcagataatctgtcagataatctttctgtgtaaatggaccctaatacggCCActgagctgattggctgattgttgtgcaCGGTAATTGAGCCTTGTAATAAACTCTCTATATATGAGGGTGCTGGTAGCTCTATTCACTCCATGGAAGTGATCCATGAGGGTCTCAGCATTCATACTCCCACTGATGACTCGAAGCATAATTTTTAGGCCTGGGCTACACAGTGTTGGACTTTTACAAGTAAATGGGGTTGTGTTGTCACAAGTAGTGTTGTGCGGACTTCTACGAACACAAACATTCAGCATTTGGCTCCGgccggctgaagaagttggatgccgtcctagggctgccaggaaagtaCGGATACGGTCTATGgaggagattaatcaaacatggtgtaaagtgaagctggctcacttgcccctagcaaccaatcagattccgcctttcattcctcacagactctttggaaaatgaaaggtggaatctgattggttgctaggggcaactgagccagtttcactttacaccatgtttgataaatctccccctatgactctatccatttttttttcactagggctgtatccaacattGGGAGTCAGATGCTGTGTTCATGGAACATTGGCTAACCCAAAGAGTCCATTCAACACTGCTTCAAGCAGTTGTGACCCCCAATCCAAAATGGATGGCTGCTTATCTCTATGTGACCCCACTAACCTGTATGAATTAAGGATGTGTGACCGTACTCCCACATTTTGGAACAACTCTTTAAGGCTTTATTTACATCTTGTTTTGCTCTTCTGTTTAGGGTGTACATTGggacagcactagagatgagcaaaccgggtttgggttcgtgtcaatccgaacccgaacgttcggcatttgattagcggtggctgctgaagttggataaagccctaaggctatgtggaaaacatggatatagtcattggctgtatccatgttttccagacaaccttagagctttatccaagttcagcagccaccgctaatcaaatgccgaacgtttgggtttggatggactcgaatccgaaaccggttcgctcatctctagacagcaCTTATTCAAAGGGGTTCTTTTTTATATGGCGGACACAAGAGTGACCTTCTGTCCTCTGTCTGGTAAACATCAATATAGTACAGTAAGTTATGTACGGAATAGTGTATACTCTGCTATTCCATATGCACTgatcctattaaaaaaaatccatcaaACATATACAATATTAACCTATGGGTGATGCATATCAAAGTGTGGCACCTGTTACAGgtatccatttaaaggggttatccagtgaattttattttttctttcataacaaatgatttcagaaagttatatatcttcaCCGATGTACAGGGACCACCGTAGGACAATTTATTACATAATCGTTATTAAAAACATGGTCCACAaaagcacatatatacacactcaagtctgtgctctatatacagtgtagtttccAATTGGACACCTACCAGATGAGGGTAATATTATGATGGATTACAACGggaggtcagaaagttatatagatttgtaatttacttccaattaaaaatgtcaaaattttttttacaacaacaattatttgcctttaaatgacgGCCAATCACTAAATTTgaacagtgtgtgaccatagtctttctgcgtttttaatccaatcctggttttggctacaaaatactgtgtgggaacatggcctgaggCTGGCTTCgcactgccttaaaatcctggaaaaacgCCAGCGGCCAAATGGACGtcagtggaagtttatgatctgccttacacacggggagatttatcacactagTGTGAGATAGAattggcgcagttgcccctagcaaccaatcacattccacctttcatttttcaaagaatctgtaaggaatgaaaagtggaatctaattggttgctaggggcaatgacCTAGTTCTGctatacaccagtttgataaatctcccccacagtgtttttTTGGAGTTTTCTCCCTCTCTGATGTTtttttgaggctctttggcagtttttggcagtgtagcatgctgagggtgtggcttttttttctcccatagacttcaatgggattgttgtCTTGTCTCAAAATGCCATTGCTATGTTTGccatttttgtcacctttttaGGCCATGTGATggcaaatgggaaaaaaaaaattcagcacaCAAAAGCGCTTAAACcacaaaaagatcattcacacataaagtcaaaaacacaagaaaaaatgaaaacgcattGGCagtttttggggtatttttggagGTTTGAAAAATGTcacacaaaaaggatgtgtgaaggcagccttactGCCAGAAACCTGGACTGCGCTCAGGCACATTCCGCCTGaatgggttcattctttgggtggacggcggaatctgcctgaccatagaatggagtctattgcGTAGGCGGAGAGTGAAGTGGGAACACTCAGGGATgagtggcggaatctgcctgaccatagaatggagtctgttgCTTAGGCGGAGAGTGAAGTGGGAACACTCGGGGACGAGTGGCGGAATCTGCCACAAGTCTTCTGTGTGTTTTCCTAAGTGTGCACATTACCTAATGGGGTTGGAGTCAGTCTGTACAGGCCAATAACAGCAGGAGTCAATAAATACTGACAAAAGCTATTAGAGGTAGATAAACAGCTTTATTTTATCGACCCATCATAAATGCATATTAAAAGCGGGATACAATAACAGAATTAGACcaccaggacatgctgggagttgtagttttgaaacagctgtggTAACCACTGCTTTAGTGTTTTATAACATTACACAATCCTGAGATGATGTGCTACCAATATCACCAGTAGGAacatggagttgtagttttcagtTCAGCCTCATGGTGGCACTGTTGCCTGAAGTTTGTAACTGTAGACAGATCACAGCAGGTCAGGCTGAAAGTCACTAGTTCTTTTCTGTGCAGCTTCAAGTAGGTGAAACTTTTATAGTCTTAGAAGTACAGTGCTTGACGCCTTCATAGAAGGTAGGATTAAAGGGGATTCATGTGCTCATTCAGACTCTGATGGGACATTAGCTTTGGCCACTAGTTCCGCCCATGGGTCCTCCATCATGGATGGACTGTAGTAGTTACTGATGTCTTTGGGATTCTTTCTGGGAGTGACCTGTTAGAACAGAGAAGcatgatattatattatatatataacctATTTTACATTAGAATGAGAAAATGTCAGAAAAACTGGCAAAAATCTATAAAAACAGCTGGCAGGgtttggggcatttttttttccagcaaaccccccccctttaaaaaaaaaaaacaaaaaaaaaaaccttcaaaatgCTTGCTTAACAGATCACAAATAGGAAAACTTATCAGGGGGTTCCCCCGTGGGTTTTCATCCTGCCAGCTTTGATTAATTTTTCCCTGTCTGGTAATGGGAAGAGATCTGCGAGGGCAGGCTGctggggaccaccctgatgaGAGGTgaagtccctttaaaggggttatccagcaatagcaaaacatggcagctttctgttagaaactgcaccactctcctcagtttgggtgtgattcAGCAGCTacgttccattaaagtaaatggggttgagctgtaataccacacacaacctgaggacaggggtggcgctttttttttttaatcctcgaCAACCCCTTTCAGTTCTGTGGACAACACAGCATTGTTCTAAGAAGGAAGCattatgaactgtccagagcagtagcaaatccccatagaaaccctctcttgctctgaacagttcctgacatggacagaggtggcagcagagagcactgtgtcagactggaaggaatacaccacttcctacaggacatagagcagctgataagtaatggaagactggagatttttaaatagaagtaatttacaaatatatataactttctgacaccaattgattaagAGAATGTTACCGCATCCTCACTGTAGCCAAATGGTTTAGTTTCCCCCAGTATATAACTCACCTGTGTCTTCCCCTGGGAGTGTACAGTCTTCCTCTCAGGATACACTGATCCGTGTTGTGGACTCTGTTTATAAGATGGTGAATATTTGGGGGTCTTCGGGGTGTAGCCCCAGCTTCTGTGGTAGTTACAGGCCGGATCCCATTGGTTAGGAGACCACTGCTGCTGGTGCCCCCAGTATCTATCTGGACTAGAGCCTGGGTTGTAATGGTGGGGGCTCCAGTTGCTCTGAGATACTGACCAGTTTCTGTTGTGGCGGTTCTGATAGGGGGAGCTCCAGCGTTTTGGTGACATCTGTCTCTGTGATGGGGGGCAGAATGGAGACATCCCCCTATctctgtttccattcactgaggGAGACTGCCAGTGTTGTGACATGCTGTATCAGGTTCTGCAATAAATGAATATATCATCAGACttataaaatacagtggtgccttggattacgagcataattcgttccgggaccgtgcttgtaatccaaatttactcttataccaaagcaagttttcccataagaaattatagaaatgcagacaattggttccacaccccaaaaataatgatttattattctcaataacatgtaaaaccagatgaaacaaacattcagaaacagcagaatatgtgatattataagttactgtacagtaatggagcggatgggaaatacaagggcggacagagactgcagggagcataaaggaatgagcagggcagatgtgggcacatacatgcagcactctctgtccggggggagagaggttacagctatggagagattacctccacagtcctgtcccctgatgtaagccccagcctgaagtggatttgctatgatttggaaagtgagggagacttcctgggtcagagtacagcgctgtagaccccgctatgcagaccatgctgctCCCCCActagcgctcccacccagtacagggagctcttaaaccaaaacaatgctcttaaaccaagtcacaattttgaaaaactgtgagctcttaaaccaaaatgctcttaaaccaagttactcttaaaccaaggtaccactgtattacatgGTAGAGAACAGATGACAAAAAGGAAAACTAAGTACAGTGCTGCCTTGggttacaagcataatttgttccgggacggtgcttgtagtccgaatccactcttaaaccaaagcaaattttcccataagaaatcctagaaatgcagacaattggttccacaccccaaaaataaatatttattattgtgaataacatgtaaaactaatgtaacaaacattcagaagcagcagaatctgtgatattataagtaactgtacagtaatggagaggatgggaaacacaagggctggtagagactgcagggagcatgaaggaatgagcaggacagatgtgggcacatacatgcagcactctctgtccggggagagaggggttacagctatgaagagattacctccacagtcctgtcccctgatgtgagccccagcctgaagtgaatctgctatgatttggaaggtgagggagacttcctgggtcagtgtacagggctgtagaccccgctatgtagaccatgccgctcctccactcgcactcccacccagtacaaggagctcttacaccaaagcaatgctcttaaaccaagtcacaatttttaaaaactgtgggctcttaaaccaaaacgctcttaaaccaaattactcttaaaccaaggtaccactgtatatgtactatgctacaaggcagggatggggaatctgtcCCTCccgctgttacaaaactacaattcccatcatgcctggacagtcaaagcttcactttggctgtccaggcatgatgggaattgtagttttgtaacagcggaagggccgaaggttccccatccctgccttgtaGCTTAGTACATATACGTAGTACATATAGAGCCAACCCTGATACATGATCATGTTCCTTTACTATTTAGTTTAACCATGTGATCCAAGTAACATTGCACCCAGATTAATCAACAGGGGATAAATATGTGTAGTGAACGGTTGCCTTCTGGGTGGGTGAGGGGTTCTCAAAGAAGATAGCCACTATATATAATAGATGATGGAACAGAAAATCCTCAGGGAAAATCTGGGCCTCTAAAAGGTTTTCTCTAgcgcttacctctccacgctcccccagtgtcctgatgCAGTTGCCTATGTCCCCCACTGTCTGTAGCCGTCATTACTTCAGAGACGAGCGCATCTCTGGattgacagctcgctcagccaatcactggccgtggggctgtcccagtgattggctaagcacgctgtcactccagagatgagCTTGTCTCTGAAGTAATGGCGGCTACAGACAGTGGGGGACAtcgggggagcgtggagaggtaagcgttaacatgtttgttatgttttcttttatATAGCAGCAACATGTGcaagcgccggataacccctttaaaggtctttTCAAGTGATTTCACAGAATTTACATAATACTTAAAGGGGGAGTCCGGAGATTTTGAAAATCAGGCagccgatggggggggggggggggggggggagggaaaatttgatcaggagtaggcactagagatgagcgaacctggagcatgctcaagtcgatccaaacccgaactttcggcatttgattagctggggctgctgaagttggataaagccctaaggctatgtggaaaacatggatatagtcattggctgtatccatgttttccagacaaccttggagctttatctaagttcagcagccactgctaatcgaatgccgaaagttcgggtttggatcgacttgaacccaaacccggttcgctcatctctagtaggcacTTATCTCTCCCCATGCCCCAGACTCCaggatctctggagctgacacatcacaacccggctgatggactagccactcagctagtcagtaACTGGGATGGGACGcccctccagtcactgattggctgagtgtccagtccatcagcctggACGTCATCAGGACTCGGGGGGAAAATGCattccggcgggggtcccaaggctggtcccgccactcactgcaggcacggagagaggtaagtGCTTACTGCTGATCAGATTTCCCCCCTCCCAGCTGTCTGACTTTTAAAAtccccgaacttctcctttaaatggggactgtcactttaaaaaaggtcctcgacatgtcaaaagttttaaagtgACAGATCCTCCTTTTAAATCTTGCTATCTTAAAAATATAGAGAGAGCAGGCAAAGCAATTGAATTGTAACTTATGACCGATCTCATTCCCAAtgctcacttgcccctagcaaccaatcagattccacctttcattttccaaagagtctgtgaggaataaaaggtggaatctgattggttgctaggggcaactgagacagttttacttaacaccaagtctgataaatctcccctatatgtaTGGCTGATCCACTACAGCTACAAGTAGTCACTTACCTTGAGTTGCTGCTTCTCTCCTGTCCCAGTACAGAGgatgctactgctgctgctggtctCTCTGTAGCCAGCATTTATGTCTGTCTGGGAGGAGACGTCTTCTACCCATTGTTATGTATAGTGGTCGGTAACAATAGAACATGTTATGGTGTGTTAAGTAGATTCGCACCTTGACCTATGGAGCTGTCACTTGTAAAGTGACTATAAACAGAACCATTGTTTCCTCGTACAACCACCGCCTGCCCCCAGGATCATCACATCAGCCccaccaaaaataattttttaaattattaaattgTACAATTTATTAGAAATCACAatgagtttattttatttattttactgtgaattattatttaattttactGTGAATTAAATTTTTGTTGTCATGTAATCATTGATGCTCTTCACCACAATAAACTGAGGATCATTGACTGCTCATTCTAAAGGGTAATATGGGGAAATCATCATCATCTAAAACTGACCCTAAAAATATGGGAATAATAATGCTTAAAGGTTTACtccaacaatttttttctttcacatcaactggtgtcagaaagtgccaaagatttttcATTgtcagtcttccggtacttatcagctgctgtatgtcctgcaggaagtagtgtattctttcccatctggagagcaggagagattttctatggggaattgctgctgctctggacatttcctgacatggacagaggttgcagcagcagagagcactgtgtcagactggaaagaatacaccacttcctgcaggacatacataagctgataagtactggaaaacgagtgtttttaataaaagtaaattacaaatatctggcacttcctaacaccagttgatgtgaaagattttttttttactggagtacccctttaatgtagaaaACACTAGAGGGATAAGTCagcactagaaatgagcgaacccaAGCGTGCGGCTTTTGATTACcagcagttggatgcagccctggggagtcatGGATATAATctatagcctatggttgtatctatgttttccaagactccatagggatgcatccaatgggttcgctcatctctagcggcaCCGGAGCCGTCTCCCTCCTCATAAAGAACACATGaaaattcatgtgtatggggaggccaGGAGACATAACTTGCCCAGCGATTGTTctctttttgtatgttttttgggtTTATAAAGTAAGAGGGAAAAAGATTGAAGGAAAGAGGCGCAGAATAGAGCATGATGACTTCTGTAAGATATGTAATGGACCTTACAAAAATGCAAAGGGAGTAGTACAAATAGACATAAAAGCCATTTATTGTTGTGTGTCTTATGGTTCACGATTGGGCCTTTGGTGTTTACAAATGAACAAAAAGAATTGACTAAAACAATAGTGAAATACTGCAAAAGTGTGATGTTTATCCTAAGCTGCAAAGTTTTCTAAAACCAGAATAAACTACAATGGGAAACTGTACAGGTGATAGTTTTAGTAACATATCCGGCCCattgtttttactgttaaattcgtagtgcagacttaaaggggtattctcgcCATCACTTATAGGAAATGCAAAGGAAAGCAATTTTGCAAGTGCTTtgtatttgcaaaattgcttcttTCAAAAAAGTTTGTCCCCCTTTCTTCCTCCTTCCTGTTgatagcttgttgtctaggtagCTGACCACCGCTCTCAGCTACGAGATGACggggcctattacaccaaaaaaTTATATGactgatttttttgagccaaagccaggaatggacaataaacagagaacaggcaacaatggaaagactgagattcctcgtcttttcaaatccactcctggctttggcttacaaaaatctgtcaaataatctgttggtggTCGGGACCTTGGGGAGCTTTTTTTTCTCCCCTCCAGAGTCTCCTACTAAGGTCACTCACGTCTCCCaggcttggattgtccctggacaCATGTCTGACCTCAGTGGGAGACATAGTAGAGCTGATTCCGCTCGGCACCGGACCCCCTCCCCGACCCAAACCAGGAGATGGGGGGCATGCAGTGAAACCGATATGAACTAACGACAGGTGGGAATAACCCTTTGAGGTCTTTAATACATTAAACAATCTTTGACCATCCACAGCCAGAAACAAGCGACGATCAGCGTGATTGTCTGGATTGGCTTCCACAGAGCACATTTAATCAAGCAGCCGGGCCGCACGAATGAtccctgtattgtttgtgcagccatttaaatacttTGCTATCGgtcgtttacacagggagatgtgcggccggtAAACAATCATTTATAATGACACGATTAGCCTAGGATCTGTTGTCTTCCCGCTCCTCAGCTGATGCTGGTCACTTGGcctataatcagcctgtgtaaaagggctctaAGGGTCCATATCCACAaaatgattatctgccaaagattcaaagccaaagccagaaacagactataaacagagatcaggtcacaaaggtaagcctgagatttctccatcCATCAATCCAGTGCTAACCATTGAGCCGCCATGCTGACCGaaataatctttctgtctaaatggaccctaatggtgcgtttacacagaaatatttatctgacagatttttgaagccaaagccaggaacagactatgatcagagatcaggtcataaaggaaagactgagatttctcctcttttcaaatccattcctggctttggcttccaaaatctgtcagataaatctgtctgtgtaaacgcaccatcagggccctaatacaccaagagattatctgacagattttggtaagacaaaaccaggaatggattagaaaaatctcagtctttccattgttttctgttctctggttatagtccattcctggctttggctaaaaaatataatctaaatataaaatataaaaaaaagataatctgttggtgtaataggacccttatggtgcgtttacacagacagatttatctgacagattttggaagccaaagccaggaatggctttgaaaagaggagaaatctcagtctttcctttatgacattgtccctgtttatagtctgttcctggctttggctttaaagatctgtcagataaatctttgtgtaaatgcaccatgagGCAGACTGTCTTCAGATgtaccagatttatcaaagtatatcaggctgtgtgatcagtatctgAAGATTGTCTAATCTAAATGCCCCCATACATTTTATTGTGATGTCAGCCGTCAGGATATTATGTATGGGGGTCTTCTGAGTCTCCACCAACAGATTATGTCAGTGATGATAGGGGTCTGGGGGTTATGGAAAATGGAAAATGGTTATGGAACCCCTTCGTTCTCTaagagataagccgccaccagagctctctggctgtggatcacccctccccacagagaacacaggaacgctcagtCATGCCAAACATTCATGCGtgtggggaggacgggagagataactgacagccaagTGATTATCTGACCGACAGTTATCTAAGGTGTGTGACCTAATGTTTAGACTTGTGCGACGCCATTTTTACACGTCTTTGGTACGTGCAAGCCTTGTCTCTTTTTTTAGACATGGTGGAAATGTCTACATGTGGCACAAGTCATTATGATGCAtttgcagtaagctgcagctaaCCATACAGTGGCCCCTATAGGAGAGATGTTGTATTACATGTTGACCATGTAGAATATCAATAGGACGTGTCCTAAGCTGGGAACCACCCATTCTCATGACCATGGTCCCTAATAGGCATATTGGGACGGGGTTGTCTTCACCAAATATTGTTCTGATAATGCCTCATTACTGAGAATATTTGCCACCATTCATATACTCCACTCCACTGGGTATTGgtctaataaaataataatatcttATGCCCAGGAGCCACAGGCTGGGCACTGGCACTGAATGCACAATTCTTTTTTACACTTCTTCTTCTATTGGttttaaataaaacacaaaaaaaacataatgaaTGTTACTGTGATATCAACAGAAACCCTGCCACACCCTACCCTGACTTTGTGTATTCAGCTACAGCAGCGCCCCCTATTGTTATTCTATTGTATCATGCAATGCTAATTAGATTGGAACCTTAATCCTATCAGACAGAAACATGGCTGAGATCTTGTCAAgctggggtagggaaccttggctctccagctgttgaaaaactacaactcccatcatgcctgggcagccaaagctttacctttgcatgatgggagttgtagtattgcaacagctggagagccctgcTGTAAAGGAAGGTCAAGTCCTGATCTGACCTCAGGTCATTGGAAGTGTGGATGCaaaaatgtatgtataatatatctgtggCCTAAACCGGGAGGGGGGCATCATTCGTGAGTTTCATCTATCTTTGAGTCTTATGGTTTCTCGTTCTTTGGAGGACTGCACAGATACATGTAATACATTAGGGAACCTATTGGCTTCCAGGAGACTACATAGGAGTTGAGCAATTTCTGTATTGCCCACAAATTATAGCCGACCTTTGGGGGGGGGTGAGCTTATGGCCTGGAGAACCAGGTTTGGCCACAATTTCCTATAATATCCCCTATAGAGTTCAATATACTGTAACCACAAAGACATGCTGTGAATCAGGGGTCCGGGGCACCCCCATTTTCTGTGTTGGTTATGGGTTCTGTAGTTGATGCCCTACAGATCGGACATCTAAATTCATATGTCATAAACCTAAACCCCCTATTCTACTACACTTGGGCATTCACATTGTCAGTGCCTTATGCATGTGGccctgttcacatcacatttaAGGTATACCCTATAACAGACAGCATTGTATACTGTACCGCTGAGGTAGGGTTTTGGCAAAGGTAGGAAACATTGGCACTCCTGCtgatgcaaaactaaaactcagctaatctttggctgcccaggcatgatgggagttgtagtttgcaacagctggaaagccatggttccctacccctgtattaTGGGCTTGGTCTGTGCTATACATTTTCTTTTCTCAGTGCATTCCTATAGAAGATGGTTGTCATAATTATGACCACTAGGAGGGGCTAGAGTCCAACACATTACCCTTCTAATTGTC is from Dendropsophus ebraccatus isolate aDenEbr1 chromosome 14, aDenEbr1.pat, whole genome shotgun sequence and encodes:
- the LOC138772385 gene encoding gastrula-specific protein 17-like, which produces MSQHWQSPSVNGNRDRGMSPFCPPSQRQMSPKRWSSPYQNRHNRNWSVSQSNWSPHHYNPGSSPDRYWGHQQQWSPNQWDPACNYHRSWGYTPKTPKYSPSYKQSPQHGSVYPERKTVHSQGKTQVTPRKNPKDISNYYSPSMMEDPWAELVAKANVPSESE